CGCGGCAGCACCGGATTGCTGATGAGGCCCACGCTGTCGCTGATGGCGGTGGCGTAGAGCACCACGGCGGCGATACCGATCAGGAACAGCAGCACCGCGCGTTTCGCGCCCGGTTTGATGTCATACACCTGCTCGCCGCGCAGTTTCACTTCGCCTTTGGCTACACGCGCCTGGTAAACCTCATCATCCTTTAACTCCTTGCCGAGGAAACTGGTGATGATGGCAGCACAGAAGATCGCCGCCATGGTGGAGGGCAGCGCCACGCCGAGCAGCGCCAGATAACTCACCCCGTGCGGCTCGAGAATCGAGGCGAAGAACACCACCGCTGCCGAGAGCGGCGAAGCGGTGATGGCGATCTGCGAGGCGACAACTGCTATCGACAGCGGGCGCGAAGGGCGCACGCCTTGCTCTTTCGCCACTTCGGCAATCACCGGCAAGGTAGAGAATGCGGTGTGACCGGTACCGGCCAGCAGCGTCATGACGTAAGTGACCAGCGGTGCGAGGAAGGTGACGTAGCGGGGATGGCGGCGCAGCAGGCGCTCTGCTAATCCCACCAGATAATCAAGACCGCCGGCGATCTGCATCGCGGCAATCGCGGCAATCACCGCCATGATAATTTCGATCACATCGAAAGGAATGGCACCGGGCTTTAAACCGCAAAACAGCGTCAGCGCCAGCACACCTAAACCGCCCGCGAAACCAATGCCGATGCCGCCAAGACGTGCACCGAGCC
The sequence above is drawn from the Pantoea nemavictus genome and encodes:
- a CDS encoding anaerobic C4-dicarboxylate transporter — protein: MVVVELVIVLLAIWLGARLGGIGIGFAGGLGVLALTLFCGLKPGAIPFDVIEIIMAVIAAIAAMQIAGGLDYLVGLAERLLRRHPRYVTFLAPLVTYVMTLLAGTGHTAFSTLPVIAEVAKEQGVRPSRPLSIAVVASQIAITASPLSAAVVFFASILEPHGVSYLALLGVALPSTMAAIFCAAIITSFLGKELKDDEVYQARVAKGEVKLRGEQVYDIKPGAKRAVLLFLIGIAAVVLYATAISDSVGLISNPVLPRNEAIVVFMLTVATLICLTCKVDTGEILSASTFKSGMSACICVMGVAWLGDTFVKAHLADIQNLAGDMLQGYPWMLALVLFFAATLLYSQAATTKALMPAALMLGVSPLAAVASFAAVSALFVLPTYPTLLAAVEMDDTGSTRIGKFVFNHSFIIPGVLAIAFSVAFGFLFGSLIL